In Myxosarcina sp. GI1, the DNA window ACAAACCCGAAACAATTATTTAAACTGTTAGATTTTCTAGCTTATCGTCGGTCTAGCCAATTGAGCAAATCGCTTTCAGTAGTAAAGTCCAGGAGAGCTTCTCCCAAATCTTCAAGCTGGACAATAGACAGATCTTCCAAACGATCTCGTACTTCAGGACTAACTGCACCGATGCGTCTATTCAACTGACGCACAATCAAAGCCAGTTCTCTTTCTCTTCCCTGTTGTATTCCCTGTTGACGACCTTCACGTAAAATAGCTTGATAAGTTACCGACTCTTTCATCACTTCCTCCCGAAATATTTGACTAATCAAACCCTCGTCAAAACGCAAACCTGCTAGAATTCCCGCACAGCCTAAAATATTTTGTCTTTGTTCTCTAACTTCAATTTTAGCTGCTTCTTCTGCCACTCTCGATAACAAACTTGTTGGCGACACTGTTTGAGTTAGAGTAGCTAGGGGTAATAGTGCTCAGTTAGCTAGAAACGGTTCTGAGTTTTGTTCCCACATTCGGATAACTTGATAACGATGGCTAGAAGTTTCATCTCGATATTCTTCAGTAAAGACAACGGGATTAGTAGTCGGTTGCAAAAAGATGACTATTTGTCGAACTGGGAGGTGATATTGTCTTTTCAGGCGCATGGCATAGTCAAGCATCCGAAAGGGAATGCTGGGTTCGGAAATGGCTGAGGTTTGAAATTCTAAATGTAGTATTTGGTTACTGGTTCTCAGAAAAGTTAGCGAGTCGGCACGAATTGGTTCTAAACTTAATTCGGTTTTAAGCACTTGGACTTCTTCGGCATCTACTTCTGGAACTAGCCAATTGGCAAAGGCGACGGGATATGATTCGGCGAGGTATTTACAGACGTTATCGAAACTCAAGACATTGCATTGTCATAAATAACTTTAAGTTTAGCTGACAAAGCGATCGCAACGCTACATTCAATTTGGCGATCGCTTTTTCACAAATTAAAATATTCTACTTTTTAAAAACCGATCCAACTTATTAAGTAAGCTCTCTGGCAGTAGCCAAGAGTAGCTAAACCTACCGTACCCAATAACCACAACCAACTGTAGTTACGTGGTGAAATTTGCCAGAAGCGAACTTTGCCATCTCCACCATAGGTGACAAGTAAATTTTTTTCATAGTTAGATGCAATATCAATAGTCTTCTCTTTATGTCCTCGAAACGTTTTAATTTTTTTTCCATCTTTAATACGCCACAAGCGAACACGCCCATGAGATGTTAAATAATAAGATGGGGCAGATACTAACAAACCTGATTTAAATTCAGCATAATACGAAGCAGCTATGTATTGACTATCAGGTGTAAACACGAACTCCATAAAATTTTCTTTTGCTGCATAGGTATCTATGGTATTCAGAAGTTTGCCATCTTCTATATTGTGTACATAAATTCTGTTCCTGATAATAGAGCCATTAGACGTAGATTCAAGAGAACTAGACCAAAATGCTACTAATTTACCATTAGGACTTAATTTAAGACAACGACCAGACTTTTCATTTGTATCCAATTGCAGAGTAAAAGTTTTATCTTTTAATCGATAGAGATACAATCCATCTTCATGTTTCTCTAAAGTCAATAGTTCTCCACGATTTTTTTCGATAACTGCAATAGGCATATCGTAAGGAATCAAACTTGACTCGCTAAGAATATAACTTTTTTGCTCGACAACATTCCAAACGTATAAAGTTGTCGGTGGTTGCTTCCTAGCCTGACTCACTGACACAACAATAGTTTGTCCATCAGAGGATACTGCTAAAACTCTGGAAGGACTATCTATATTTATGGAATCAACTAATTGACCATCACTAATACGCCAAACTTGTATTTGCCCTGTTTTGTTGCTGGCTGAAGCGAGTAGAGAGCCATCTGAACTCAGAACTACATTTTTAGAAGAAAAAACGTTTAAAGTTCTAATCAGTTCTCCATTAGATACCTTTCTAATCTCTACTTCTTGGGTATCGTTGTATCTGGTAGATGGTCTACCATCACGATTAATAAGCTTCTTACTGTTAATAAAAAAAGTTCCGTTAGGACTAAAGGTAATAAAGCGTAATTCTTTGGGTAATTGCCAGGTATCAACTGAATTTGAAAAACGAATTGGGTCAATAATCTGAAATTTCCAGCCTAAAAATAATAATAAACAAGTAGCAATAACAATCGCAATGTATTTTAATGCTAGAAAACTTTTAAAGCTTGGATTCAGAAAGATA includes these proteins:
- a CDS encoding WD40 repeat domain-containing protein, with the protein product MIKIIVIVIATSIFLTGITGFVLAILSLIYEYNLESSIKIFYLSFISGLVGGTTGLIIGYLSGAIICNTTPAFDFTPFLWIGIIWISGIISGSLFGGFIFLNPSFKSFLALKYIAIVIATCLLLFLGWKFQIIDPIRFSNSVDTWQLPKELRFITFSPNGTFFINSKKLINRDGRPSTRYNDTQEVEIRKVSNGELIRTLNVFSSKNVVLSSDGSLLASASNKTGQIQVWRISDGQLVDSINIDSPSRVLAVSSDGQTIVVSVSQARKQPPTTLYVWNVVEQKSYILSESSLIPYDMPIAVIEKNRGELLTLEKHEDGLYLYRLKDKTFTLQLDTNEKSGRCLKLSPNGKLVAFWSSSLESTSNGSIIRNRIYVHNIEDGKLLNTIDTYAAKENFMEFVFTPDSQYIAASYYAEFKSGLLVSAPSYYLTSHGRVRLWRIKDGKKIKTFRGHKEKTIDIASNYEKNLLVTYGGDGKVRFWQISPRNYSWLWLLGTVGLATLGYCQRAYLISWIGF